The genomic window GTATTCGCTGGTTGCCGTGGTCAGGTAAGTGGTCTGACCGGAGCGCATCAGTTGCTGACCCTGGTACTGGCTGTTCACAAAGTACACCTGCTGCCCGTAGTGGATGGGATCACCAGCGTTTCCTGTGAGCAGGTGGATGGTCCAGTTCTCGTTCTGGTAGCCCGCCTTGTAGTAATACAGGCTGGGGGTGGACCATGCACCAAGAAGGTTGTACTGTCCAACGAGGGCTTCTCCCGTCTGGATCTGCACCACGCTGCCATCGGTGAGCTGTCCAGGGTTGCCAATGATCCTGAGGGGCATTGCAGGATTCTGGTCGTCCACATGGGGGTAGTATTCGCTGGTGACAATCAGCTGTTCTTCGTCTGCAGCGGTGATGGAAACACCCCCCTGTCCCTGGAAGACCACCAGATCGTTGAAGTTCACCACATCGCCCACAGGCAGGCTCTGGGTCTGCAGGCTCTCCTGGTACATGAAATCTGCAGTGGTGGGAGGGTTGGTCATGGTTCCACCCCAGGAAGGGTACTGGTAGTAGGCCACCGAAATGGGATCATCAGGATTGGTGCGGGTGAGGTCAAAAATGGCGTAGCTGTGGTTGAAGTAGCCGTTTGAAGATCCAAGCTGGTACTGGGTGGGGTCCAGGTAGGGGATGTTCGGGTAGTTGACCTTGTAGGGGTCCTCGGCAACCGTTTCCTCGTAGGCACTTGCACCCACCAGACGCCCGGTGGTCAGACCAAACAGACCGGGTTTGTAGAGCACCATGTTGTGCTCATGCCCCCAGAACCATGCGGCCACATTCTGGGCGAAATAAGGCTGGAAGATGCTGAGCAGGTAGTTGTTCAGGTAGGGCGTGTTCCCGTGCGCCACAGTGGAATTGGAAGAGTACAGTTGGTGGTGGGAGAGCAGCACCGTCTTGCCCGAGAAGTTTTTCAGCTTGTCCTGATGCCAGACAATCTCATCGGGTTGCAGGCTGGGGGTGACCACCAGAAGTTCCTCAATGGGGTTGTGGTCCTGGTATCCGGTGTCCATCCCGAGGAATTGCCACAGGCCGTCCTGGGTTCTCAGGCAGAAGAAGCTGGCCTGCTGCTGCCAGCTTGCATCTGCACCGGAATACTTCTGTGGGTTGTTGATGCTGTCGAGCATCGGGTAGAAGCCCTCACCTCTGGCGTAATAGTCATGGTTCCCGGGAATGGTGAACACCGGGAGGCGCTTCCCTGTGACAGCAAAAGCCTGATTGAAGATGTTCTCGAAGTTGGCCGTGCACTCTTCAGGCGTCCCAGAGTAATAGATGTCTCCGAGGTGGATGATCACATCTGGATTGTGCTGCTGGAGCAGGGTCAGAAGCAGATGGTAGGCATCATCCATGCCCGTGCCCCAGTCTCCGAGCAGGGCAATTCTGGCATTGTTGGGAAGCTGGTAGTCAATCACCCCATAGTTGAGGTTGTTTTGCCCCTCCACCTGCCAGGAGCGGTACATGGGATTCAGTGTGCCACCCTGGTAGTAGCTCAGGTAGGTGGTGACGCAGGTCAGCCAGCCCGCGTAATCCTTGGTACTGTATTTGCGGATTTCGGTGTCCAGGGTTTTGGCCTGCGCATCGTTGCCATTGCGAATGGCCTCTGCCAGTTGCAACGCCATGTCCGAGAGGTGGATGTCGGTGGGGTCAATCTTTCCAGCTTCCTGCTGGATGGTGTTCATGGCGTCCTGGTAGGTGATTCTGGGCAGGGCCTGTCCAGTGGTCTGGGCCATCACATGGGCACTGGCAGCACGGACCATCGGGTGGTTGTACACAGGGCTGCTGGTGGAGGGGGCTGCATTTTCTGCACTGTTTGATGCTGCATTCTGCTGGGTCTGCCCCCGAACGTACTGGGCCACTGCAGACTGCCAGAGGGAAGCGCGTGCATCTCTTACGGTGACAATCGGTCTGTTCTGTGCCATGATTTTTCCTGCCTTTCATCGGCAGTCTGGCAGCAGACCCGTTAACCGCTCGTTAACTGAAAAAAGGCCGACAGGCGGCCTCATCAGAAGTCTGGATTCTCAGCCCCTCGCGCGTTCCAGCAGCACCGACTGCGCCAGGGCCAGCACCGCGAGTTCCTGATGCTCTTCAGAGACCTTCTGTTCTGCCTCCATGGTGAAGGAGCGTTCCCAGAAGGAGCGTTTTTTCTTGATGCGGAAAAGCACACGACCAGAGACGTCTTCCACCAGATACACAGGATTGATGAACATTCCGAAAATCCAGCCGATCCCATCGATCTCGCAGAGCAGGCCGTCGAGCAGTTTGATCCAGGGGTTTTCCTCACGGATGCGGAAGATTTCCTTCTGGTTTTGATCGGTCACAGTGTAGCTGATGCGCCAGATGGACCTCAGGCCGTTGGCACGGATGCTTCCCAGGTAGGTCTCGCCTTTGGAGCGCCAGAAGTTGTGCACGGCCCAGAAGCCACTGATGCGGTCTGCCTTCATGCGGTACAACGGAACCGTCTTGTTCACATCCTCGTAAGCCGTGGTGTCTTCACGCAGGGTCAGCAGTTTCTGCTTGATCTGCAACACCAGATCTCCTGAGGCATTTTTCACCTGCAGCTCTGGCGAAAGGGTCACGATACGAAAGGTTGCAGTGAGAGGGTAATTCAGTTTGGAAGTCACCATGAGATCATTCTCCCACTCTGTAATCTGGATTGCAATTTTACCGTGTTTCTAAAGCACAGAAGGGACATGCACAGACATGTCCCTTCGTGAAGCCCAGGGTCTATTTGAGGTTGAAATCGAAATTCTGTTGTGCCCCTTCCACTTCCATAAAGTCGGTGGCACCAGAGTCAGCGTGTCTGGCCCGGATCTTCTGTTTGCCTGCGGGCAGAGGCAGATGATACGTTCCGTCTTCACGGGTCAGGGCATGGAAGAGGGTGTTCTCCCCTTCGAGAGCAACAAGGGCGTTTGCAACAGGCTGCCCGTCCTTCAGCACTTTGCCAGTGAGCACCACCGTGGGCACGGGAGACACGATGAAATTGTAGACGCTCTGCACGTCCGCATTCTCTTCTTTTGCCACCACGGAGCGATCAGGCTCACCATAGCCCTCGTAACCGGAATTTTGCGCTTTGGGGTTCAGGTTTCCATACTTGAACTTCAGCAGGGTGTTCTTGGGCACGCTGATGCTGGTTTTCCAGAATCCAGGCTTTTCAGGGTCCTGCTGCATGGGGTAGGTCACCTGGGAACCTGTGTCAAAGCGGCGCAATTCGATGGGACCGTTGCCCTGGGAACGGGCATCCACGGTGAAGTTCATCTTGACCAGTGCGCTTGCCCCTCCTGCTTTTGCCAGGGCAATGCAGGGATTCTCGGGGTTGCTGTAGGCACCTGCTCCTCGCTCTGCAGTGAGAATGTAGAGGGTTCTGGCAGGAAGTGATCCCACCAGGTTCCCATCCCCGTTCAGGCTGACAGAGAGGCTTTTGCCTGTCAGTTCCGTGAGGGGAGCACTGGCCGCAAAGGTCTTGGAAAGCTCCAGGGGGAGTGCACCCAGATCAATGGGACTGTCCCCGTTGTTCATGACCACCACCAGCGGAGGCTGACCAAGCTGTGAGCGTTTGAAGGCAAAAATGCTGGTGTCTCCGTAAGGCCTGCACACCTCTGCATACCTGCCATTCCTCAGGGCAGGGGTGCTCGCACGAAGCTGATTGAGGGTCATCAGGCGTTTGCTGATGGGGGTGTCCAGTGCACCCTCAAACTTCATGTCCTCACGGTTGCTGCGGCCCAGAGGATAATTGTAGGGGTCTCCTTCTCCTGCAGCAGCCAGTTCGGTGCCGTAATAGACCACAGGGGTCCCACGCAAGGTGTAAATCAGGCTGAGGGCCAGATCCAGACGCTCCACTGCAGCCTGCCCCGTCACCCCGCGCTCTGCGGCCTCAGAGATGAAGCGTTTGACATCGTGGTTGTCGATGAAGGTGCTGAGCCTGCGGGCATCCGGGTAAACACTGTCCTGGGCCAGCACCTCTGCCACGCGGGTGGCGTCTCCCCCTCCTGAGATGCTGTCCTTGATGGCTCCGTACAGACCAAAATCCAGCACCGAAGGCGAACCGAAATTCAGGAATTTGCTGAGGAACACAGGGTTGCCATCAAAAACCTCTCCAACGGTCCAGATTTTCTCAGGGTCTGCCGGGCCTCCAGCAGCAAAGAACTGGGGCCAGTAGGCATCGCTGGAGTGCTTCATGGTGTCCATGCGGATGCCGTCGATGCCCACTTCTTTCACCCAGTAGGACACCGCATCATTGAGCAGCATCTGAACTTCTGGAAGCTCCTGTTTGAGGTCAGGGAGGCCTGCCAGAGGGCAATCCTGGTCCTTGCTGGTGCTGCTGTTGCACTCCGCATCGGTGTGGAAGTACCCGGGGTTGGTCTTTGCCAGGGTGGCCCCGTAACCCATGTGGTTGACCACCATGTCCTGCACCACCTTCAGGCCATTGTCGTGGGCCACTTTGACCAGTTCCTTCAGGTCTTCCAGGGTGCCCAGATGGGGGTCCACTTTGAAGTAATCCTCTGCCCAGTAGCCGTGGTACCCTGCGAACTCACTGCCCGCATTTGGACCTCCAGTAACCGGAACAGGGGGCGTCTGCAGGTACACCGGAGTGATCCAGAGGGCAGAAAAACCCAGTTTCTGGAAGTAGCCTTCTTTGATTTTCTGGATGATGCCCTTAAAGTCACCACCGTGCCAGTTGAGGGGTTGCTGGGGGTTCGCTCCCAGATCATTGGAAGGGTCTCCGTTGGCAAAACGGTCGGTGAGCAGAAAGTAAATGCGGTCGTTGCTGAAGTCAGGGGTCTGGGCAAGTGCAAAACTGGACAGCAGTCCAAGGCTTAAAAGCCAGGTTTTCAATTGTCGCATGACACAAGTATAAGGCAAATTTGGAAGCGATACCAAATTTGAGCAGAAGGGATGGGCTTCGCCTGCAGAAAGCAGAAGGCAAAAGGCAGAAAGCTTGTTCATTCTGCAAGGGCCACAGCAGAGACAAAGTCAATCCAGGCCGTCCAGAAAAGCAGGATGGTTCATCCAGTCTTCCAGAGGGACTTTGCCCTGAATGGAGAGCAGCCTGCAAAACAGGCGGTAAGGTGACCGCACCCGGGACAGGTCAGGAAAGGGCCTGATCCTGCAGTATCCCTGTTTCACCGCACGGGCGGCTTTTCGATCCAGCACATATTCCAGACCGAT from Deinococcus cellulosilyticus NBRC 106333 = KACC 11606 includes these protein-coding regions:
- a CDS encoding metallophosphoesterase family protein; amino-acid sequence: MAQNRPIVTVRDARASLWQSAVAQYVRGQTQQNAASNSAENAAPSTSSPVYNHPMVRAASAHVMAQTTGQALPRITYQDAMNTIQQEAGKIDPTDIHLSDMALQLAEAIRNGNDAQAKTLDTEIRKYSTKDYAGWLTCVTTYLSYYQGGTLNPMYRSWQVEGQNNLNYGVIDYQLPNNARIALLGDWGTGMDDAYHLLLTLLQQHNPDVIIHLGDIYYSGTPEECTANFENIFNQAFAVTGKRLPVFTIPGNHDYYARGEGFYPMLDSINNPQKYSGADASWQQQASFFCLRTQDGLWQFLGMDTGYQDHNPIEELLVVTPSLQPDEIVWHQDKLKNFSGKTVLLSHHQLYSSNSTVAHGNTPYLNNYLLSIFQPYFAQNVAAWFWGHEHNMVLYKPGLFGLTTGRLVGASAYEETVAEDPYKVNYPNIPYLDPTQYQLGSSNGYFNHSYAIFDLTRTNPDDPISVAYYQYPSWGGTMTNPPTTADFMYQESLQTQSLPVGDVVNFNDLVVFQGQGGVSITAADEEQLIVTSEYYPHVDDQNPAMPLRIIGNPGQLTDGSVVQIQTGEALVGQYNLLGAWSTPSLYYYKAGYQNENWTIHLLTGNAGDPIHYGQQVYFVNSQYQGQQLMRSGQTTYLTTATSEYVWTLSPASPATGNPLTFGAQFKLRTVDSMYISTMTEEHLGFTSQYFPHIGSSGSAVNLVFTGGSGQLTSGQSVQLQTTESAVGSYNLLGAWSTPSLYYYKSGYPNQNWTVVKLKRGPSDDDTIRYGDQIAIVNQSYVGQAIVPSQSGSTWYLTTISSPGFYWIIEN
- a CDS encoding alpha-amylase family glycosyl hydrolase, coding for MRQLKTWLLSLGLLSSFALAQTPDFSNDRIYFLLTDRFANGDPSNDLGANPQQPLNWHGGDFKGIIQKIKEGYFQKLGFSALWITPVYLQTPPVPVTGGPNAGSEFAGYHGYWAEDYFKVDPHLGTLEDLKELVKVAHDNGLKVVQDMVVNHMGYGATLAKTNPGYFHTDAECNSSTSKDQDCPLAGLPDLKQELPEVQMLLNDAVSYWVKEVGIDGIRMDTMKHSSDAYWPQFFAAGGPADPEKIWTVGEVFDGNPVFLSKFLNFGSPSVLDFGLYGAIKDSISGGGDATRVAEVLAQDSVYPDARRLSTFIDNHDVKRFISEAAERGVTGQAAVERLDLALSLIYTLRGTPVVYYGTELAAAGEGDPYNYPLGRSNREDMKFEGALDTPISKRLMTLNQLRASTPALRNGRYAEVCRPYGDTSIFAFKRSQLGQPPLVVVMNNGDSPIDLGALPLELSKTFAASAPLTELTGKSLSVSLNGDGNLVGSLPARTLYILTAERGAGAYSNPENPCIALAKAGGASALVKMNFTVDARSQGNGPIELRRFDTGSQVTYPMQQDPEKPGFWKTSISVPKNTLLKFKYGNLNPKAQNSGYEGYGEPDRSVVAKEENADVQSVYNFIVSPVPTVVLTGKVLKDGQPVANALVALEGENTLFHALTREDGTYHLPLPAGKQKIRARHADSGATDFMEVEGAQQNFDFNLK